The Trinickia acidisoli genome includes a window with the following:
- a CDS encoding class I SAM-dependent methyltransferase, protein MSNATPSPDRSYPTVDYDAHARTCPPDAFWAQVKRTVHGRPVSEEQIEWIVGEIKRQLTLAPEDVVLDLACGNGALSHRLSDACAALAGVDISEYLIEVANRHFAEPPRVTFAAQGAAQYAATVADPQRFTKVLCYGSFAYFSEDDARATLHALSERFVNVRSVFIGNLPDRDRATAFYAPREPQSGELDDPRAQIGIWRTREAFAQMAAAAGWDAQFSTMPGGFFSVHYRYDVLLRRSVQGA, encoded by the coding sequence ATGTCAAACGCAACCCCTTCGCCTGATCGCAGCTATCCGACAGTCGACTACGACGCGCATGCGCGCACGTGCCCGCCCGACGCATTTTGGGCGCAGGTGAAACGTACCGTGCACGGCAGGCCCGTTTCGGAGGAGCAGATCGAATGGATCGTCGGTGAAATCAAGCGCCAATTGACACTCGCGCCGGAGGATGTCGTGCTCGATTTGGCTTGCGGCAACGGCGCGCTTTCGCATCGCCTCAGCGATGCTTGCGCGGCCCTCGCCGGGGTCGATATCTCCGAGTACCTGATCGAGGTCGCCAACCGCCATTTCGCCGAACCCCCGCGGGTGACGTTCGCGGCTCAGGGCGCCGCTCAGTACGCCGCGACTGTTGCCGATCCGCAGCGCTTCACAAAGGTGCTGTGCTACGGCAGCTTTGCGTATTTTTCCGAGGACGATGCGCGTGCGACGCTCCACGCGCTCAGCGAGCGCTTCGTCAATGTGCGATCGGTCTTCATCGGCAATCTGCCGGACCGCGATCGCGCGACAGCGTTCTATGCGCCGCGTGAGCCTCAATCGGGCGAACTCGACGATCCGCGCGCGCAAATCGGAATCTGGCGCACGCGTGAGGCGTTTGCGCAGATGGCCGCTGCGGCCGGCTGGGACGCGCAATTCTCGACGATGCCCGGGGGATTTTTTTCCGTGCATTACCGCTATGACGTGCTCCTGCGCCGTAGCGTGCAAGGAGCGTGA
- a CDS encoding aminotransferase class I/II-fold pyridoxal phosphate-dependent enzyme translates to MDVRANRRSASELALFGGSKWFAVPKSTSNLVGPDFNRFLDYSRPIFEAVGQPPGVVTAQFEARLAVFHEAEHCIAFCSGFWALATAIVALARAGRREVIIPSLTYRRMADVIAWTGLLPRFCEVDADTLAISAATAAPWINDDTALLLAVHPIVNCCDAQALVDLSNDAGLPILFDGVESVYERCTDDRGLPRRVGAFGHAECFSLHASKLINGFEGGYVTTNDSEIARRLVALRDGSTMLPGAIDARLTDVHAAMALANLDELDAQVERNRARYERYRAVLAGVAGVRLLTFDETQPTSYKNIVVELTAEWPLTRTLTLEILNAENVLARAYYAPPLHGKPMAYPHIPAELPVTDGLAQRFMLLPCGEFVTLEDIDEVVELLAFIYMQADAIGVCRANQEATR, encoded by the coding sequence ATGGATGTGCGCGCCAATCGGCGCTCGGCCAGTGAGCTTGCGCTGTTCGGCGGCTCGAAATGGTTCGCTGTGCCGAAGTCGACATCGAACCTCGTCGGCCCGGATTTCAATCGCTTTCTCGATTACTCGCGGCCCATCTTCGAGGCTGTCGGCCAGCCGCCGGGCGTGGTGACGGCTCAGTTCGAGGCACGTCTTGCGGTATTTCATGAGGCCGAGCATTGCATTGCGTTTTGCAGCGGTTTTTGGGCGCTTGCTACTGCAATCGTCGCGCTGGCGCGCGCCGGACGGAGAGAGGTGATTATTCCGTCGCTGACTTACCGCCGTATGGCGGACGTCATTGCCTGGACCGGCTTGCTGCCGCGCTTTTGCGAGGTGGATGCCGATACGCTCGCGATCAGTGCGGCGACCGCGGCTCCTTGGATCAACGACGATACCGCTCTACTGCTTGCCGTGCATCCGATCGTCAATTGCTGCGACGCCCAGGCCTTGGTCGATTTGTCGAACGATGCCGGCTTGCCAATTCTGTTCGACGGCGTTGAGTCCGTCTATGAGCGGTGTACCGACGATCGCGGCCTGCCGCGCAGGGTTGGCGCGTTTGGACATGCCGAATGTTTCTCGCTCCATGCGAGCAAGCTCATCAACGGATTCGAAGGCGGCTATGTGACGACGAACGATTCCGAGATCGCACGTCGGCTTGTCGCGTTAAGAGATGGTTCGACAATGCTTCCCGGTGCGATCGATGCGCGCTTGACCGATGTCCACGCGGCCATGGCGCTCGCCAACTTGGACGAACTCGATGCGCAGGTCGAGCGCAATCGTGCACGCTATGAGCGCTATCGGGCGGTGCTCGCCGGAGTAGCGGGCGTTCGTTTGCTTACGTTCGACGAAACTCAGCCGACGAGCTATAAAAATATCGTCGTCGAGCTGACGGCCGAGTGGCCGCTTACGCGCACGCTCACGCTCGAGATACTGAATGCCGAAAACGTGCTGGCGCGCGCCTATTACGCGCCGCCGTTGCATGGCAAGCCGATGGCCTATCCGCATATCCCCGCCGAGCTGCCTGTGACCGATGGGCTCGCGCAGCGATTCATGCTGCTGCCGTGCGGCGAGTTCGTCACGCTTGAGGATATCGATGAAGTCGTCGAATTGCTCGCGTTCATATACATGCAAGCTGATGCCATCGGGGTTTGCCGCGCAAATCAGGAGGCGACGCGATGA
- a CDS encoding DegT/DnrJ/EryC1/StrS family aminotransferase: MMLHVGQLNVPSRDRYEAIMRGIFERRYYTNQGPLTRAFEERLQAVLNVKHAICVTNTTIGLMMASEALCISGRVIAPAIRNVTLAHALSWCRVEPAFADVDAVDGQLDVDALAVSIAKMGPVSAIVGANLWGDACDASALVELAREHKLPIMFDSSHAFGCVTAGQRIGGFGDAEVISFDAADIVNAGGGACVTTDDDELAARLRNIRSSYGAGRPVAVVKTSNGRMSEAQAALGLMSLDDYDANRERNQTLFEAYRSGLSATPGIRVVEPRRVDISNHQTLVCAVDEDVSGLSRDRLIARLAEHQIEAVAVRAFDSNERFAADIERSWLRLPLGAHVGVSDVERVCTLIGEAVARRCSTGSAA; the protein is encoded by the coding sequence ATGATGCTGCACGTGGGGCAGCTCAATGTGCCGTCGCGGGATCGCTATGAAGCAATCATGCGCGGCATATTCGAGCGCCGTTACTACACCAATCAGGGACCACTCACGCGAGCATTCGAAGAGCGTTTACAAGCAGTCCTAAACGTTAAGCACGCTATCTGCGTCACGAATACCACGATCGGGCTGATGATGGCGAGCGAAGCGCTGTGTATCAGCGGACGCGTCATCGCACCCGCGATCCGCAACGTTACGCTGGCGCATGCGCTGTCCTGGTGTCGCGTGGAGCCGGCCTTCGCCGATGTCGATGCTGTCGACGGCCAACTCGACGTCGATGCGCTCGCCGTGAGCATCGCCAAGATGGGCCCGGTGAGCGCAATCGTTGGTGCGAACCTGTGGGGCGATGCTTGCGATGCGTCGGCACTCGTTGAGTTGGCGCGAGAGCACAAGCTACCGATAATGTTCGACTCGTCGCATGCATTCGGTTGCGTGACGGCGGGGCAGCGCATCGGCGGTTTCGGCGACGCTGAAGTGATTTCGTTCGACGCGGCCGATATTGTCAACGCCGGAGGGGGGGCATGTGTGACGACCGACGATGACGAGCTTGCCGCCCGTCTGCGTAATATTCGCAGCAGCTACGGCGCCGGACGGCCCGTCGCGGTTGTGAAAACGTCCAACGGACGCATGTCGGAGGCGCAGGCAGCACTAGGTCTGATGAGCTTGGACGACTACGACGCGAACCGTGAACGCAACCAGACGTTGTTCGAGGCATACCGTTCGGGATTAAGCGCGACCCCAGGCATTCGCGTTGTCGAACCCAGACGAGTCGACATCTCCAATCACCAAACGCTCGTATGCGCTGTCGACGAGGACGTGTCGGGCTTGTCGCGCGATAGATTGATTGCACGGCTCGCTGAACACCAAATCGAAGCCGTCGCCGTCCGTGCGTTTGATTCGAATGAACGATTCGCCGCGGATATCGAAAGATCGTGGTTGCGTTTGCCGCTCGGTGCGCATGTCGGTGTAAGCGACGTCGAGCGCGTGTGTACGCTTATCGGTGAAGCCGTGGCCCGACGTTGCTCGACAGGGAGCGCGGCATGA
- a CDS encoding WbqC family protein has protein sequence MRLGIMQPYFFPYFGHFALIAAVDEWIVFDVTQYTPKTWMNRNRILHPKEGWQYVSVPLANGSISIRTHEAKLFDPAAAETALIGKLSAFRRQAPFHARVVDLIRHAYATRQDDTLCALNVSTLRTVCDYLGVPFSYRICSELNLTFPEQMGAGDWAPFICEALGATSYMNPAGGRALFDPSRFARIGVELSFAEVAEFAYEPKPYRYEPHLSILDVLLWNEPERIAKALRENLTLAAA, from the coding sequence ATGAGGCTCGGTATTATGCAGCCTTATTTCTTTCCCTACTTCGGTCATTTTGCGTTGATCGCGGCCGTCGATGAGTGGATTGTTTTCGATGTCACGCAGTACACGCCGAAAACGTGGATGAACCGCAATCGGATTCTTCACCCGAAGGAAGGGTGGCAGTACGTGAGCGTGCCGCTGGCGAACGGTTCCATATCGATCCGCACGCACGAGGCGAAGCTGTTTGATCCTGCCGCTGCCGAGACTGCGCTAATCGGCAAGCTATCGGCGTTTCGCCGGCAAGCGCCGTTTCATGCGCGTGTCGTCGATCTGATCCGTCATGCGTACGCGACGCGCCAGGACGATACGCTTTGCGCCCTGAACGTGAGTACGCTGCGTACGGTATGCGACTACCTCGGTGTGCCGTTTAGCTATCGGATTTGCTCGGAGCTCAACCTGACATTTCCCGAGCAAATGGGTGCCGGTGATTGGGCCCCGTTCATTTGCGAGGCGCTCGGCGCCACAAGCTACATGAATCCGGCGGGAGGGCGGGCACTATTCGATCCTTCACGGTTCGCACGCATCGGCGTGGAACTGTCGTTTGCCGAGGTCGCTGAGTTTGCCTATGAGCCCAAACCATATCGATATGAGCCGCACCTGTCGATTCTCGATGTGCTGCTTTGGAATGAGCCGGAACGCATTGCCAAGGCGCTGCGCGAAAACCTGACACTCGCAGCAGCTTGA
- a CDS encoding glycosyltransferase, translating to MKPIRLVCGTRYSEAQFVEQSVLGRSLKLYDYPPQQELLLFDNNRTGLSTIYNRAIEHAKAHPAILVFIHDDISICDFHWVDRIHEGLKSFDVIGLAGNTRRMPLQPSWAFTPELKWDQREFLSGTVGHGDGFPCKVVSHFGPAGRACKLLDGLMLAADSDRLVQSGLRFDEQFDFHFYDLDFCRQAELKGVTMGTWPISVVHQSGGAYGKPEWRAAYERYLRKYGE from the coding sequence ATGAAGCCGATTCGACTCGTTTGCGGTACCCGGTATAGCGAAGCACAGTTCGTCGAGCAGTCCGTGCTCGGGCGCTCGCTCAAGCTTTACGACTATCCGCCGCAACAAGAGCTTCTGCTGTTCGACAACAATCGCACCGGCCTGTCGACGATCTACAACCGTGCGATCGAGCATGCCAAGGCGCACCCGGCCATCCTCGTGTTCATCCACGACGATATTTCGATCTGCGATTTCCACTGGGTCGATCGCATTCATGAAGGACTTAAAAGCTTCGATGTCATCGGGCTTGCCGGCAATACGCGCCGCATGCCGCTTCAGCCGTCATGGGCGTTCACGCCCGAGTTGAAGTGGGATCAACGCGAGTTCTTGAGCGGAACGGTTGGCCATGGAGATGGTTTTCCCTGCAAGGTTGTCTCGCACTTCGGGCCTGCAGGTCGGGCCTGCAAGCTGCTCGACGGCCTCATGCTCGCCGCCGACAGCGACCGACTCGTGCAAAGCGGCTTGCGCTTCGATGAGCAATTCGACTTTCATTTCTACGATCTCGATTTTTGCCGGCAGGCCGAACTAAAGGGCGTGACGATGGGCACTTGGCCGATCAGCGTCGTGCATCAAAGCGGCGGCGCCTATGGCAAGCCGGAATGGCGCGCCGCTTACGAACGCTATTTGCGCAAATACGGCGAGTGA
- a CDS encoding O-linked N-acetylglucosamine transferase, SPINDLY family protein: protein MQTMTHPAIPPIENGLALLQAGRLAEAAAVYRQILAVQPTHPDALHLLGLVAYYEGNYGAAVELIMAALTHHTSEMFYANLGNAFAAQGKRAAAIECFRQAIALKADYIQAHNNLGNLMREQRDFAQAVQCFRTVIALQPDYAEAHNNLANALVDLGDLDAAIEAYRHAIALRPDFVEPRSNLLFILSYRDDLTQADYLAQAIEFGRVATAKAKPWRDWHVSLAPPMPGDHRKPLRVGLVSGDLKIHPTGHFLESLLAHIDRSRIELVAYPTRRFEDALTARIKPHFSAWTPLASLNDEQAAARIRDDRIDVLLDLSGHMNFNRLPLFAWRPAPVQASWLGYFASTGLPAMDYLLGDPHVLPPEAQQHYTERLLRLPDSYLCFTPPAERIDVGPPPQAAQGYVTFGCFNHLMKMNEGVVDVWARILHAVPRSRLFLKARQLDDAPTRDRTLARFAARGIDASRLILEGQSPRADYFAAYNRIDIALSPFPYPGGTTSVEGLWMGVPALCRRGDRFLSNICTSMLHSAGLAEWIAQDNEAYVAKAVAFAADVSRLAALRKTLRASLLASPLCDAARYARHLEAALEAMWRDGTARLHRPLGATTA from the coding sequence ATGCAGACCATGACGCATCCGGCCATCCCGCCGATCGAGAACGGCCTCGCGCTGTTGCAGGCAGGCCGCTTGGCCGAAGCGGCCGCGGTGTATCGGCAGATTCTCGCGGTGCAGCCGACCCACCCCGATGCGTTGCACTTGCTCGGCCTCGTCGCTTATTACGAAGGCAACTATGGCGCGGCCGTCGAACTCATCATGGCGGCGCTAACGCACCATACGAGCGAGATGTTCTACGCCAATCTCGGCAATGCGTTCGCGGCGCAGGGCAAGCGTGCGGCCGCGATCGAATGCTTCCGGCAAGCGATTGCGCTGAAGGCCGATTACATCCAAGCGCACAACAACCTCGGCAATCTGATGCGGGAGCAACGCGACTTCGCACAGGCCGTGCAGTGCTTTCGCACCGTCATCGCTCTCCAACCCGACTACGCCGAAGCCCACAACAACCTCGCCAATGCGCTCGTCGATCTCGGCGACCTCGACGCCGCGATCGAAGCCTATCGCCATGCGATCGCGCTCAGGCCCGATTTCGTCGAACCGCGCAGCAACTTGCTGTTCATTCTCAGCTATCGCGACGACTTGACCCAAGCCGACTATTTGGCGCAAGCCATCGAGTTCGGCCGTGTCGCCACCGCGAAAGCCAAGCCGTGGCGCGATTGGCATGTGTCGCTGGCCCCGCCCATGCCCGGCGATCATCGCAAGCCACTGCGCGTCGGTTTAGTCTCCGGCGACCTGAAAATTCACCCGACGGGCCACTTTCTCGAAAGCCTCCTCGCGCACATCGACCGTAGCCGCATCGAACTCGTCGCGTATCCGACGCGCCGCTTCGAAGACGCGCTGACCGCACGCATCAAGCCGCATTTCTCCGCTTGGACCCCGCTCGCCTCGTTGAACGACGAGCAAGCCGCCGCACGCATTCGAGACGATCGCATCGATGTGTTGCTCGATCTGTCGGGGCACATGAACTTCAATCGCTTGCCGTTGTTCGCCTGGCGGCCGGCGCCCGTGCAAGCGAGCTGGCTCGGTTATTTCGCGAGCACGGGCTTGCCCGCGATGGATTACCTGCTCGGCGATCCTCACGTGTTGCCGCCCGAGGCACAGCAGCACTACACGGAACGATTGTTGCGCTTGCCCGACAGCTATCTATGCTTCACGCCGCCGGCGGAGCGCATCGACGTCGGGCCGCCGCCGCAGGCCGCGCAAGGCTATGTGACGTTCGGCTGCTTCAATCATTTGATGAAGATGAACGAGGGCGTCGTCGACGTCTGGGCGCGCATTCTCCACGCGGTGCCGCGCTCGCGTCTGTTCCTCAAGGCGAGGCAACTCGACGACGCGCCCACGCGCGACCGGACGCTCGCGCGCTTTGCCGCGCGGGGGATCGATGCGTCGCGCTTGATCCTCGAAGGGCAATCGCCGCGCGCCGACTATTTCGCGGCCTATAACCGCATCGATATCGCGCTGAGCCCCTTTCCGTATCCGGGCGGTACGACGAGCGTGGAAGGTCTTTGGATGGGGGTGCCCGCGCTCTGCCGGCGCGGCGATCGTTTTTTGTCGAACATCTGCACGAGCATGCTGCATTCGGCAGGCTTGGCCGAATGGATTGCTCAGGACAACGAAGCATATGTGGCCAAAGCGGTTGCCTTCGCCGCGGATGTGTCGCGTCTTGCTGCGCTGCGTAAGACGCTGCGCGCGTCGCTGCTCGCTTCGCCGCTGTGCGATGCCGCGCGCTACGCGCGTCACCTCGAAGCGGCGCTCGAGGCGATGTGGCGCGACGGCACCGCGCGTTTGCATCGCCCGCTCGGCGCGACGACGGCTTAA
- a CDS encoding tetratricopeptide repeat protein: protein MTVSNMQDVAKLLNAGLAHHQAGRLVEAKALYARILADRPKHPDALHFMGLLACQIGQREAGIALMRESIAAHASPIYYNNLGNALCEAHQLDDAVSAYRRAVELDPNYADAHNNLGNALREQGDAGAALASCARAIEIKPGYGQAYNNLGNALKDLDELDAAIAAYGKAIAAMPAFAQAHLNLGVALQAKGHGDAALECLREAVALAPGLAAAHDKLAGILMHRGDIHGAIDAYRRVVDLTPESVHAHNVLGNALNGAGRVPEAVPCYERAIALDPEFADGYHNLANALRRLSAPERALGYARRAIELRGDTPPFHNNLGTILADLGQPDDALACYRDALALNPDFGESHTCVLFGQSYVSNWSAQTHLADARHFGEKMRARATPYTQWPALTERADTGRPLRPLRPLRPLRVGFVSADLRKHPVGYFFESVLAQLDRTRIEPIAYSNALHSDELTARIQPRFALWRHVAEMDDAALAQRIHDDRIDVLIDLSGHTGRNRLPMFAWRPAPVQVSWLGYFATTGLTEIDYLLADPHVVPPGEEGQYTERVWRLPDSYLCFTVPEQPEPIGPLPALANGCFTFGCLNNHKKLNDGVIAVWSRILHAVPHARLLLKNHQLGEPSILRDTFARFAAHGIGEARLRLEGPSTREQYFATYRQVDLALDPFPYPGGTTSVEGLWMGVPVLTCRGDRFLSHLGELVLKTVGLPDWIAADTEDYVARAVAATRDLPALAALRAGLRERVERSPLTDAPRFAKHWMTAIEQMWQTKIKEIA from the coding sequence ATGACGGTATCGAACATGCAAGACGTCGCCAAGCTGCTCAACGCTGGGTTGGCGCATCACCAGGCGGGCCGGCTCGTCGAGGCGAAGGCGCTCTATGCGCGCATCCTCGCCGATCGGCCGAAGCATCCCGATGCGCTTCATTTCATGGGTCTGCTCGCTTGCCAGATCGGCCAGCGCGAGGCCGGCATCGCACTCATGCGCGAGTCGATCGCCGCGCACGCGAGCCCGATTTACTACAACAACCTCGGCAATGCGCTGTGCGAAGCGCACCAGCTCGACGATGCGGTATCGGCCTATCGCCGTGCGGTCGAGCTCGATCCCAACTACGCCGATGCGCACAACAACCTCGGCAACGCGCTGCGCGAGCAGGGTGACGCCGGTGCGGCACTCGCGAGTTGCGCACGCGCGATCGAGATCAAGCCCGGCTACGGGCAGGCCTACAACAATCTCGGCAACGCGCTGAAAGACCTCGACGAGCTCGATGCGGCGATTGCCGCCTACGGCAAGGCGATCGCCGCCATGCCCGCATTTGCGCAGGCGCACTTGAATCTCGGTGTGGCGTTGCAGGCGAAAGGTCACGGCGATGCGGCACTCGAATGCCTGCGCGAAGCCGTGGCGCTCGCACCGGGATTGGCCGCGGCGCACGACAAGCTCGCCGGTATCTTGATGCATCGCGGCGACATCCACGGGGCGATCGACGCGTATCGGCGCGTCGTCGATCTCACGCCGGAATCCGTTCACGCGCACAACGTGCTCGGCAACGCGCTGAACGGCGCCGGACGCGTGCCTGAAGCGGTCCCGTGCTACGAGCGCGCGATCGCACTCGATCCCGAGTTCGCCGACGGCTATCACAACCTGGCCAATGCGCTCAGGCGTCTCAGCGCACCCGAGCGCGCACTGGGCTACGCGCGCCGAGCCATCGAACTGCGCGGCGACACGCCGCCGTTTCACAACAATCTCGGCACCATCCTCGCCGATTTGGGCCAACCCGACGACGCGCTTGCCTGCTACCGCGACGCGCTCGCGCTCAATCCCGATTTCGGCGAATCGCACACCTGTGTGCTGTTCGGGCAGTCGTACGTGTCGAACTGGTCGGCGCAGACGCATTTGGCCGATGCGCGCCATTTCGGCGAAAAGATGCGCGCGCGCGCAACGCCTTATACGCAGTGGCCGGCGCTGACCGAGCGTGCCGACACAGGGCGGCCGTTGCGTCCCTTACGTCCTTTACGTCCTTTACGCGTGGGCTTCGTGTCGGCGGATCTGCGCAAGCATCCCGTCGGCTATTTTTTCGAATCGGTGCTGGCGCAGCTCGATCGCACGCGCATCGAGCCGATCGCCTATTCGAACGCGTTGCACAGTGACGAGCTGACAGCGCGCATTCAACCGCGCTTCGCGCTTTGGCGTCATGTCGCCGAAATGGACGATGCCGCGCTCGCGCAACGGATTCACGATGACCGCATCGACGTGCTGATCGACCTGTCCGGCCACACGGGACGCAACCGGCTGCCCATGTTCGCGTGGCGGCCCGCGCCCGTTCAAGTGAGCTGGCTCGGTTACTTCGCGACGACGGGGCTCACCGAGATCGACTATCTGTTGGCCGATCCACACGTGGTGCCGCCCGGTGAGGAAGGGCAGTACACGGAACGCGTCTGGCGTTTGCCCGATAGCTACCTGTGCTTCACCGTGCCGGAGCAGCCCGAACCGATCGGGCCTTTGCCCGCGCTCGCGAATGGCTGCTTCACGTTCGGCTGCTTGAACAATCACAAGAAGCTCAATGACGGCGTGATCGCTGTCTGGTCGCGCATATTGCACGCGGTGCCGCATGCGCGGTTGTTGCTCAAGAACCATCAGCTCGGCGAGCCGTCGATCCTGCGCGATACGTTCGCACGCTTCGCCGCGCACGGCATCGGTGAAGCGCGTTTGCGGCTCGAGGGCCCTTCCACACGCGAGCAGTACTTCGCCACCTATCGTCAGGTGGATCTCGCGCTCGATCCGTTTCCCTATCCGGGCGGCACGACGAGCGTCGAGGGGCTGTGGATGGGCGTACCCGTCTTGACGTGCCGCGGCGATCGTTTCCTTTCGCACTTGGGGGAACTCGTGTTGAAGACGGTGGGGTTGCCCGATTGGATCGCGGCCGATACCGAAGACTACGTCGCACGCGCGGTTGCTGCGACGCGTGATCTGCCCGCGCTGGCCGCGCTTCGCGCGGGACTGCGCGAACGCGTCGAGCGCTCGCCGCTCACCGACGCGCCGCGCTTCGCCAAGCATTGGATGACGGCGATCGAGCAGATGTGGCAAACGAAGATCAAGGAAATCGCGTAA